Genomic DNA from Planktomarina temperata RCA23:
CTAACAGTCTCGGGCCGCCTGATCGTTGGTATGATTGGGTTATCTTGACTGATATCGGTAGTCCTTTGTTAAGAAAACCCGCGCTGCATCTGCAAAAGCAGGTGCACAGCGCCCTCACAAAATTAATCTGATATTACGTTTATTTTAATTAACATTAACGTAACAGATAATTTAGATATGGCGGGTGCGGCGCCATGAAGTCTTATAAGACTATATTTTTAAATCATTTTTTTGACATAATTCTGAACTATCAGGGACGCATCACCCAACCGCACACATCTTTTGTAAAAACTCCATTAAATTCAATCGAAGCTCTCTCCACGCATTAACAGAACTTTAGGTTTTACCGACTTCATCTGGCGCAACGGAAATTTAAGACAGCTTACTGGAATATGATTGGATTGTTCGATGACTAAAAAGACCCTCACATTGGCCATGATATTTGTTTTTGCACATATTGCATTTGTGGCCCCTTTTGTGCCTTCAAAAAATATTTTGCCCGCTGGATTTGGGGCTCTATCTATGACCTCAATGGCGCTTGTGCTGGTCCTTGCGGCCCGTTGGCGCATTGTCGACCGGATCTTGGGCGGGCCGGACAAATCCTATGGATCGCACCGTTGGCTTGGGCTCTTCGCCATCGGTGGGGGGCTGGCGCATTGGGCATTGGCCTCACCCGTCGGGTTGGGTGCTTTGCCAGCGCTGGCAGGGCGCGGCAGCGATGCAGGGCTGATTGCGATGCTTGGCCTGATTGTTTTGACACTCGCGGCCATGGTGAGGGTGATCCCATATCACATCTGGAAAGCGAGCCATATGTTGATGGGGCCTTTGTTCCTCTTGGCGGCTTTTCATACTTTCTTTGTCGCCAGCCCCTTGGCCTTGGGCGCCGCCCCTTGGACATTGATGGCGGGAGTTTCAATCGTTGGAGTAATCGCATGGTGCCAAACGTTGCTGCGTAAATTGGTTCCAGCACGTTTGGTTGAGGTCGAGCGGGCAACGCCATTTGAAGGCGGTGTTGACGTCACATTCCGTTCCAAAAGGCCAATGCCCAAGTTTCAACCTGGTCAATTTGCGATGCTTGGTCACAAAAGCATGCGTGCCGAAGCGCATCCGTTTACCATAGCCGGTGGAGATGAGATGACCCGGCGTTTTGTCATCCGTGCGGCAGGGGATTGGACTGATAATTTTGTTAAAACAGTCAAAGTCGGTGATCGTTTCCGCCTCGGTCGCGGCGTGGGACGGTTCTTGCCGCAGATTGACAGCCAGCGAAAGGAACAATTTTGGGTTGCCGACGGCGTTGGTATCACACCTTTCCTTTCCGCCCTTGAGCGTATGCAGCCCGATGTGGCGGCCCGCGTGACTTTGATTTTCGGCATCCGGTCGCGTGCCTCTGCTGGTGCGATTGAGGATGTAGAGCGCCATGCAAGACGCTTGCCACAGCTCAATTTGATTGTCCTGTCTGACGATCGCAACGAAGGGCTGACAGCGCCGCGATTGGCACAGATCATCCGTGATATGAACGAAGATACCCAGGTCTATCTATGCGGGCCGCAGGGGTTAAAGAACATGATCGTTCGTGCATGGGCCATGGCAGGCATGAGTGGGCGGATCTATAGCGAACACTTCGACTTCCGGGGTGCTTATGGGATGGAGCATGTGAATTACATTTTCGGGCCGATCCTAGATGCTGCGCGACATGTAAAGCTGGCGGTAAAAAGACCTCTACTTATGAGTTCTTAACGATATCAGCCTATATAACCTAGAAATCTGTGCCCGGCGGAAACGCCGGGCTGCGCCATCTTTTGGGTCTTGTTGCAGGGCATTTCACCGCTTGCCGGTCATGCTGCGCAGCTAACGGGTGTCTGGCTCCGGGTAGACTTTCCCAGGGTTCATCAGGTTTTTCGGATCTAGAGCGGTTTTGATGGCCTGCATCATCTCCAAAGCCACCGGATCCTTGCGCCGCGCCATCGAGTTTCGTTTGGAAAGACCGATGCCATGTTCGGCTGAAAAGCTGCCTTGCAACCCAAGGACAACGTCCTCAATCGCCTCCGTAATCGGTTCTTTGAGCCGACCACTCCGGTCTGAAGGGTAGAATGTATAATGCAAATTCCCATCGCCCAAGTGTGACAGGTAGAATTCGTAACCTTCTGGATCAATCTTTTGGACGCGGGCGGTGATCTGCTTCAAAAAGCTTGGCACCGCCTCAAGAGGGACGGCGACATCCGTGTCCACCGCGCCGGGAAAGCCTACGGTGATTTCAGCCGCGGCCTCTCTGCGGGCCCACATGCTGCGCCGCTGGGCTTCATTTTGTGCGATAACGGCGTCCTGCGCCTTATCGTTTGAAATCATGTCCATAAGAGCGGTTTCTAAAATGGCTTGCAATTTAGGCGTGCCGCTCTCGTCAGGCTGTAAATCGGATGCGCGCGTGCTGGCCACTTCCACCAGAATATTCACTTCATGAGCGCCCTCAAACGGCTCATCAGCACCAGAAATTCTTTCAATATGCCGCTCGATATACCGCCTTGGCATGAATTCAAAGGCTTCAACCCCGCCACCGGTTTCATTTTGCAACCGGATGAGCAGCGGCAGAGCATCTTCCAATTCGCGCAAGCCGACCATGGCTGTGACATAGGCCAGAGGCTTTCGGTACAGGCGTAAAACCGCAGCTGTGATAATGCCCAACGTTCCCTCAGCGCCGATGAACATATGTTTGAGATTGAGCCCGGTGTTGTCCTTGCGCAGCTCCGACATCAAGTTCATCACCCGCCCATCGGCCAGAACGACCTCCAGCCCAAGGCAGAGATCGCGCGTATTGCCATAGCGCAGCACATTAGAGCCACCTGCATTTGTTGACAGGTTGCCACCAATCATCG
This window encodes:
- a CDS encoding FAD-binding oxidoreductase codes for the protein MELLDQIRASIGDKYVVTGQDAQAWTRDWTDVYHWQPLAVTRPANTEEVQAIARACSAQNIAMVPVGGNTGLTGATKAQDAIMISLDRMNAIREIKPNAQVAIVESGAVLDSIHQAADAHDLVFPLIFGARGSAMIGGNLSTNAGGSNVLRYGNTRDLCLGLEVVLADGRVMNLMSELRKDNTGLNLKHMFIGAEGTLGIITAAVLRLYRKPLAYVTAMVGLRELEDALPLLIRLQNETGGGVEAFEFMPRRYIERHIERISGADEPFEGAHEVNILVEVASTRASDLQPDESGTPKLQAILETALMDMISNDKAQDAVIAQNEAQRRSMWARREAAAEITVGFPGAVDTDVAVPLEAVPSFLKQITARVQKIDPEGYEFYLSHLGDGNLHYTFYPSDRSGRLKEPITEAIEDVVLGLQGSFSAEHGIGLSKRNSMARRKDPVALEMMQAIKTALDPKNLMNPGKVYPEPDTR
- a CDS encoding ferredoxin reductase family protein yields the protein MTKKTLTLAMIFVFAHIAFVAPFVPSKNILPAGFGALSMTSMALVLVLAARWRIVDRILGGPDKSYGSHRWLGLFAIGGGLAHWALASPVGLGALPALAGRGSDAGLIAMLGLIVLTLAAMVRVIPYHIWKASHMLMGPLFLLAAFHTFFVASPLALGAAPWTLMAGVSIVGVIAWCQTLLRKLVPARLVEVERATPFEGGVDVTFRSKRPMPKFQPGQFAMLGHKSMRAEAHPFTIAGGDEMTRRFVIRAAGDWTDNFVKTVKVGDRFRLGRGVGRFLPQIDSQRKEQFWVADGVGITPFLSALERMQPDVAARVTLIFGIRSRASAGAIEDVERHARRLPQLNLIVLSDDRNEGLTAPRLAQIIRDMNEDTQVYLCGPQGLKNMIVRAWAMAGMSGRIYSEHFDFRGAYGMEHVNYIFGPILDAARHVKLAVKRPLLMSS